In one window of Streptomyces sp. FXJ1.172 DNA:
- a CDS encoding TIGR02234 family membrane protein, giving the protein MEYVTAVPHPRSEAAAPVRSGRRSLALALLCGALGAAVTLLSTRQRWAEGTATVAGGAFPLTAKGSDVTGVPAALAIVGLAALVAVFAVRRAGRLVVSGLLALSGAGIVAAALVSASDTSALDDKAAQASGDTSATVAALSHTGWPYVAAAGGALILLAGLLALRYGNLWPAMSGRYERGAERPRRKATPADPERPEEIWKALDRGEDPTGA; this is encoded by the coding sequence GTGGAGTACGTGACTGCTGTTCCTCACCCCCGTTCCGAAGCCGCCGCGCCCGTCCGGTCCGGCCGGCGGAGCCTCGCCCTGGCCCTTCTGTGCGGCGCGCTCGGCGCGGCCGTGACGCTGCTCTCGACCCGGCAGCGCTGGGCGGAGGGCACCGCGACGGTGGCCGGCGGCGCCTTCCCGCTCACCGCGAAGGGCAGCGACGTCACGGGCGTCCCCGCGGCCCTCGCCATAGTGGGCCTCGCCGCGCTCGTCGCCGTCTTCGCCGTCCGCAGGGCCGGCCGCCTCGTCGTGTCCGGTCTGCTCGCGCTGTCCGGCGCCGGGATCGTGGCCGCCGCCCTCGTCTCCGCCTCCGACACCTCCGCGCTGGACGACAAGGCCGCCCAGGCCAGCGGCGACACCTCCGCCACGGTCGCCGCGCTCAGCCACACCGGCTGGCCGTACGTCGCGGCCGCCGGCGGCGCGCTGATCCTGCTGGCCGGCCTGCTCGCCCTGCGCTACGGAAACCTGTGGCCCGCCATGTCCGGCCGCTACGAGCGCGGCGCCGAGCGCCCGCGCCGCAAGGCCACCCCGGCCGATCCCGAGCGGCCCGAGGAGATCTGGAAGGCCCTGGACCGCGGCGAGGACCCGACCGGGGCCTGA
- a CDS encoding HGxxPAAW family protein produces the protein MAGSSHGHGHTPAAWTGVIISFIGFLVAGAFMVMANTVGFWAGMVLILGGAVVGGIMRAMGLGADTKPLKMVGGALATSEPVAAES, from the coding sequence ATGGCGGGCAGCAGCCACGGCCACGGTCACACCCCGGCCGCCTGGACCGGCGTCATCATTTCCTTCATCGGCTTCCTGGTCGCCGGCGCCTTCATGGTGATGGCCAACACCGTCGGCTTCTGGGCCGGAATGGTGCTCATCCTCGGCGGTGCGGTGGTCGGCGGCATCATGCGCGCCATGGGCCTCGGCGCCGACACGAAGCCCCTGAAGATGGTCGGCGGCGCCCTCGCGACCTCCGAGCCGGTGGCCGCGGAGAGCTGA
- a CDS encoding anthranilate synthase component I: protein MDLETFRKLAADRRVIPVTRKLLADGDTPVALYRKLAAERPGTFLLESAENGRSWSRYSFVGVRSAATLTTRGGEAHWLGTPPVGVPAAGDPLEVLRATLQTLHTPNQEGLPPFTGGMVGYLGYDIVRRLEKIGPGERDDLQLPELTMLLTSDLAVMDHWEGSVLLIANAINHNDLDTGVDEAYADAVARLDAMEADLTRAVPQPPAVLPPSELPEYTALWGGPDFQVAVEDIKERIRAGEAFQVVPSQRFETPCTASALDVYRVLRATNPSPYMYLFRFPHGEGAAFDVVGSSPEALVKVEDGRAMVHPIAGTRPRGATPQEDQALAEELMADPKERAEHLMLVDLGRNDLGRVCEPGSVEVVDFMSVERYSHVMHIVSTVTGTVAAGRTAFDVLTACFPAGTLSGAPKPRAMQIIDELEPSRRGVYGGCVGYLDFAGDSDTAIAIRTALLRDGTAYVQAGAGIVADSDPVAEDQECRNKAAAVLRAVHTANRLGR from the coding sequence ATGGACCTCGAGACCTTCCGCAAGCTCGCCGCCGACCGGCGTGTCATCCCGGTCACGCGCAAGCTCCTCGCCGACGGCGACACCCCGGTCGCGCTCTACCGCAAGCTCGCCGCCGAGCGCCCCGGCACCTTCCTTCTGGAGTCCGCGGAGAACGGCCGCTCCTGGTCCCGGTACTCCTTCGTGGGCGTGCGCAGCGCCGCCACCCTCACCACGCGCGGCGGCGAGGCCCACTGGCTGGGCACCCCGCCCGTCGGCGTCCCCGCCGCAGGAGACCCGCTCGAGGTGCTGCGCGCCACGCTGCAGACCCTGCACACCCCGAATCAGGAGGGTCTGCCGCCCTTCACCGGCGGCATGGTCGGCTACCTCGGCTACGACATCGTGCGCCGTCTGGAGAAGATCGGCCCCGGCGAGCGCGACGACCTGCAGCTGCCCGAGCTGACCATGCTCCTGACCAGCGACCTCGCCGTGATGGACCACTGGGAGGGCTCGGTCCTGCTGATCGCCAACGCGATCAACCACAACGACCTCGACACCGGCGTGGACGAGGCCTACGCCGACGCCGTGGCCCGCCTCGACGCCATGGAGGCCGACCTCACGCGCGCGGTGCCCCAGCCGCCCGCCGTGCTGCCGCCCTCGGAGCTGCCCGAGTACACCGCGCTGTGGGGCGGCCCCGACTTCCAGGTGGCCGTCGAGGACATCAAGGAACGCATCCGCGCGGGCGAGGCCTTCCAGGTCGTGCCCTCCCAGCGCTTCGAGACCCCGTGCACGGCGAGCGCCCTGGACGTCTACCGCGTCCTGCGGGCCACCAACCCGTCGCCGTACATGTACCTGTTCCGGTTCCCCCACGGGGAAGGAGCGGCGTTCGACGTCGTCGGCTCCTCCCCCGAGGCCCTGGTGAAGGTCGAGGACGGCCGGGCCATGGTCCACCCCATCGCCGGCACCCGCCCGCGCGGGGCCACCCCGCAGGAGGACCAGGCCCTCGCCGAGGAGCTGATGGCCGACCCCAAGGAGCGCGCCGAGCACCTGATGCTGGTGGATCTCGGGCGCAACGACCTCGGCAGGGTCTGCGAGCCCGGCTCGGTCGAGGTGGTCGACTTCATGTCCGTCGAGCGCTACTCGCACGTGATGCACATCGTCTCGACCGTCACCGGTACGGTCGCCGCGGGCCGCACCGCCTTCGACGTGCTCACCGCCTGCTTCCCGGCGGGCACCCTCTCCGGCGCCCCCAAGCCCCGGGCGATGCAGATCATCGACGAACTGGAGCCGTCCCGCCGCGGCGTGTACGGCGGCTGTGTCGGATACCTGGACTTCGCGGGCGACTCCGACACGGCCATCGCCATCCGCACGGCCCTGCTGCGCGACGGCACGGCCTACGTCCAGGCCGGAGCCGGCATCGTCGCCGACTCCGACCCGGTGGCGGAGGACCAGGAGTGCCGCAACAAGGCGGCGGCGGTCCTGCGCGCCGTTCACACGGCCAACCGGCTGGGAAGGTAG
- the hisI gene encoding phosphoribosyl-AMP cyclohydrolase codes for MTSTTATPGPGSLDPEIAARLKRSPDGLVPAIAQQYDTGEVLMLGWMDDEALHRTLTTGRCTYWSRSRREYWVKGDTSGHFQWVKSVALDCDADTVLVKVDQVGAACHTGARTCFDEDVLLKDAGSGAPRASLANTDQ; via the coding sequence ATGACCAGCACGACCGCAACGCCCGGGCCCGGCAGCCTCGACCCGGAGATCGCCGCGCGTCTCAAGCGCAGCCCCGACGGACTCGTCCCCGCCATCGCCCAGCAGTACGACACCGGCGAGGTGCTCATGCTCGGCTGGATGGACGACGAGGCGCTGCACCGCACGCTGACCACCGGCCGCTGCACCTACTGGTCGCGCAGCCGCCGGGAGTACTGGGTCAAGGGCGACACCTCGGGGCACTTCCAGTGGGTGAAGTCGGTCGCGCTGGACTGCGACGCCGACACCGTGCTGGTCAAGGTCGACCAGGTCGGCGCCGCCTGCCACACCGGCGCCCGGACCTGCTTCGACGAGGACGTGCTGCTCAAGGACGCCGGTTCCGGCGCCCCGCGGGCGTCCTTGGCGAACACGGATCAGTAA